In the Bradyrhizobium guangzhouense genome, one interval contains:
- a CDS encoding antibiotic biosynthesis monooxygenase produces the protein MYAAIRQAKAKSGSAEELARRIKDGAVPIISDVDGFRAYYVVYAGDDTVTAISIFDKFEQAEEANKRAIAWIEKDLGSLLAGHASAAAGPVIVHTLA, from the coding sequence ATGTATGCCGCCATCCGTCAGGCCAAGGCCAAGAGCGGAAGCGCCGAGGAGCTGGCGCGCCGCATCAAGGACGGCGCCGTTCCGATCATCAGCGATGTCGACGGCTTCAGAGCCTATTACGTGGTCTATGCCGGCGACGACACGGTGACCGCGATCTCGATCTTCGACAAGTTCGAGCAGGCCGAGGAGGCGAACAAGCGCGCCATCGCCTGGATCGAGAAGGATCTGGGCTCGCTGCTGGCCGGGCATGCCAGCGCCGCCGCGGGGCCGGTGATCGTGCATACGCTGGCGTGA
- a CDS encoding tetratricopeptide repeat protein — MTRVAVPLLIVLGVAIGLSTHTVVNCGDEDEPDICSAVIGFSPLRGSLIAFAYEGRGRIALRHGDNGRAIVDFNEAIHLNPNRASLYRDRAQAYRDNGDLGLAISDYDEAIALDPKPAAPYRERGRALIANGDLDRAILSYSTAVRLDPGDAQARLDRGLAFLARGQASEARADFEAALALPAGKDTRTQDAARAKLAELTNSAPTEIPTPRR; from the coding sequence ATGACCAGAGTTGCCGTGCCATTATTGATCGTCCTGGGCGTGGCCATCGGCCTGTCCACGCATACGGTCGTGAATTGCGGAGATGAGGACGAGCCCGACATCTGCTCGGCCGTGATCGGCTTCTCGCCGTTGCGTGGCTCCCTGATCGCCTTCGCCTATGAGGGCCGAGGACGGATCGCGCTGCGGCACGGCGACAATGGCCGGGCGATCGTCGATTTCAACGAGGCCATCCATCTCAATCCCAACCGCGCATCGCTCTACCGCGACCGCGCACAGGCGTACCGGGACAACGGCGATCTGGGCCTTGCGATTAGCGATTATGACGAGGCGATCGCGCTTGATCCCAAGCCGGCGGCGCCCTATCGCGAGCGCGGCCGCGCACTCATCGCCAACGGCGATCTCGATCGCGCGATCCTCAGCTACAGCACGGCGGTCCGTCTCGACCCCGGCGATGCGCAGGCCCGCCTCGACCGTGGCCTCGCGTTCCTTGCCCGCGGCCAGGCGAGCGAAGCCCGCGCCGATTTCGAAGCCGCCCTCGCGCTACCTGCCGGCAAGGACACGCGCACCCAAGATGCCGCGCGCGCAAAACTCGCCGAGCTTACCAATTCCGCGCCGACCGAGATTCCAACACCGCGGCGGTGA
- the htpX gene encoding zinc metalloprotease HtpX: MNYLRTAMLLAGLTALFMGVGYLIGGAAGAMIALLIAAATNLFTYWNSDRMVLSMYGAHEVDRRSAPELVGLVAELAGRAGLPMPRVFLMDEPQPNAFATGRNPENAAVAVTTGLMRQLSREELAGVLAHELAHIKHHDTLLMTITATIAGAISMLAQFGMFFGGNRDNNGPGIVGSILMMILAPLGAMLVQMAISRTREYAADNLGARIAGQSMWLASALLKIESAAHQVPNLEAERNPATAHMFIINPLSGHGVDNLFATHPSTQNRIAALRQLAAELGAQATPSVGAVENYPPQGPWGRSSSRGPWG; encoded by the coding sequence ATGAACTATCTGCGTACCGCGATGCTTCTTGCAGGCCTGACAGCCCTGTTCATGGGCGTGGGCTATCTGATCGGTGGCGCCGCTGGCGCCATGATCGCGCTTCTCATCGCGGCCGCGACCAATCTCTTCACCTATTGGAACTCCGACCGCATGGTGCTCTCGATGTACGGCGCCCATGAGGTCGACCGTCGCAGCGCGCCGGAGCTGGTCGGCCTCGTCGCCGAGCTGGCGGGCCGCGCGGGCTTGCCGATGCCGCGCGTGTTCCTGATGGACGAGCCGCAGCCCAATGCGTTCGCGACCGGGCGCAATCCGGAAAACGCCGCCGTGGCGGTCACCACCGGCCTGATGCGCCAGCTCAGCCGCGAGGAGCTCGCGGGCGTGCTCGCGCATGAGCTCGCGCATATCAAGCATCACGACACGCTGCTGATGACCATCACCGCGACCATCGCGGGCGCGATCTCCATGCTGGCGCAGTTCGGCATGTTCTTCGGCGGCAACCGCGACAACAACGGTCCCGGCATCGTCGGCTCGATTCTGATGATGATCCTGGCGCCGCTCGGGGCGATGCTGGTGCAGATGGCCATCAGCCGCACCCGCGAATATGCCGCCGACAATCTCGGCGCGCGGATCGCGGGACAGTCAATGTGGTTGGCCTCGGCGCTGCTCAAGATCGAGAGCGCTGCGCACCAGGTGCCGAATCTCGAGGCTGAACGCAATCCCGCGACCGCGCACATGTTCATCATCAATCCGCTCTCGGGCCACGGCGTCGACAATCTCTTCGCCACCCACCCCTCGACGCAGAACCGCATCGCGGCGCTCCGGCAGCTTGCGGCAGAACTCGGCGCGCAGGCGACGCCCTCGGTCGGTGCCGTCGAGAACTATCCGCCCCAGGGTCCGTGGGGCCGCTCGTCCTCACGCGGGCCGTGGGGCTGA
- a CDS encoding lytic murein transglycosylase, translated as MLLTRFAIAAVTLAAFSLPASAQFAPSPARPAAPRTTAPSPRAASCHNGASFDRFLAEVKRQAVAAGVSQRTIAEASPYLVYDQGIVNRDRGQRVFGQLFTEFAGRMAAPYRMQNGQQHIKQHAAAFARAEKEYGVPPAVIAAFWGLESDFGANMGNLPTLRSLVSLAYDCRRSEMFVNETIAALKIIDRGDLTPDEMIGSWAGELGQTQFLPTHYVNYAVDYDGDGRRDLLRSGDDVIGSTANYIANGLKWRRGEPWLEEIKVPQNLPWDQTDLSVQLPRSKWAQFGVTYPDGRPLPNDNLPASVLLPMGRFGPAFMAYANFAAYTEWNNSLIYSTTAGYLASRIAGAAPMRKPAGQVAQLPFNELKQLQQLLVQAGFNVGKVDGVLGQQSRTAVKAMQIKYGLPADSWPTAELLARMRGGSAQAQPAATIR; from the coding sequence ATGCTCCTGACCCGATTTGCGATCGCGGCCGTTACCCTCGCCGCGTTCTCCCTTCCCGCTTCCGCCCAGTTCGCCCCGTCGCCCGCAAGGCCCGCGGCGCCCAGGACGACTGCGCCATCGCCGCGCGCCGCCTCGTGCCACAATGGAGCGAGCTTCGACCGCTTCCTCGCTGAGGTGAAACGACAGGCGGTCGCCGCGGGCGTGTCGCAACGAACGATAGCGGAGGCCTCGCCCTACCTCGTCTACGACCAGGGCATCGTCAACCGCGACCGCGGCCAGCGCGTGTTCGGCCAGCTCTTCACGGAATTCGCAGGCCGCATGGCCGCGCCCTATCGCATGCAGAACGGCCAGCAACACATCAAGCAGCACGCAGCAGCGTTTGCGCGCGCCGAGAAGGAGTATGGCGTGCCGCCAGCGGTCATCGCGGCGTTCTGGGGCCTGGAGAGCGACTTCGGCGCCAACATGGGCAACCTGCCGACGCTGAGATCGCTGGTGTCACTCGCCTATGACTGCCGGCGCTCGGAGATGTTCGTGAACGAGACGATCGCCGCACTGAAGATCATCGACCGCGGCGATCTCACGCCCGACGAGATGATCGGCTCCTGGGCCGGCGAGCTCGGCCAGACGCAATTCCTGCCGACGCATTACGTCAATTACGCCGTCGACTATGACGGCGACGGACGGCGCGACCTCTTACGCAGCGGAGACGACGTGATCGGCTCGACCGCGAACTACATCGCCAATGGCTTGAAGTGGCGGCGCGGCGAGCCGTGGCTGGAAGAGATCAAGGTGCCGCAAAACCTGCCGTGGGATCAGACCGATCTCAGCGTGCAGCTGCCGCGCTCGAAATGGGCACAGTTCGGCGTCACCTATCCCGATGGCCGGCCGCTGCCGAACGACAATCTTCCGGCCTCCGTACTGCTGCCGATGGGACGCTTTGGGCCGGCCTTCATGGCCTACGCGAACTTCGCGGCCTATACCGAATGGAATAACTCGCTGATCTATTCGACCACCGCCGGCTATCTCGCCTCGCGCATTGCGGGCGCAGCGCCGATGCGCAAGCCTGCGGGCCAAGTGGCGCAACTGCCGTTCAACGAGCTCAAGCAATTGCAGCAGCTTCTGGTCCAGGCCGGCTTCAACGTCGGCAAGGTCGATGGCGTGCTGGGCCAGCAGAGCCGCACGGCCGTGAAGGCGATGCAGATCAAATACGGCCTGCCCGCCGATTCCTGGCCGACTGCGGAGCTTCTGGCCCGCATGCGCGGCGGCTCGGCGCAGGCGCAGCCAGCGGCGACGATTCGCTAA
- a CDS encoding DUF1993 domain-containing protein has translation MSFYDAVVPAYLQMLNSLTGLLTKAEAHCAAKKIDPSVMLGSRLFPDMLPLSKQIQLASDFAAKGCARLTHSELPSMPDTEKTFEELKQRLAKTIDYVKSYKPEQFEGADNKDVTFPVGPDRTMTLKGQQFFSAVSLPNFYFHATTAHGIMRHNGVEIGKRDFLGAN, from the coding sequence ATGTCCTTCTATGACGCCGTCGTCCCCGCCTATTTGCAAATGCTGAACAGCTTGACCGGCCTGCTCACCAAGGCCGAGGCGCATTGCGCGGCCAAGAAGATCGACCCGAGCGTCATGCTCGGCTCGCGCCTCTTCCCGGACATGCTGCCGCTGTCGAAGCAGATTCAGCTCGCCAGCGATTTCGCGGCCAAGGGCTGCGCCCGGCTGACCCATAGCGAGCTGCCTTCGATGCCGGACACGGAGAAAACCTTTGAGGAGCTGAAGCAGCGGCTCGCGAAGACGATCGACTACGTGAAATCATATAAGCCGGAGCAGTTCGAGGGCGCCGACAACAAGGACGTGACCTTCCCGGTGGGCCCGGACCGGACCATGACGCTCAAGGGCCAACAGTTCTTCAGCGCGGTCTCGCTGCCGAACTTCTATTTCCACGCCACGACCGCTCACGGCATCATGCGCCACAACGGCGTCGAGATCGGCAAACGCGATTTCCTCGGCGCGAACTAA
- a CDS encoding alkene reductase, with amino-acid sequence MSRPTKLFETYKLGPITLANRLVMAPLTRNRATPGTFVPSPLAAEYYGQRASAGLLITEASQVSQQGQGYQDTPGIYSKDQVAGWRRVTDKVHERGGKIFIQLWHVGRISHVDLQAGGAAPVAPSAIRAKGKTFVNGTFADVSEPRALELSEIPGIIDDFKRAAKNALEAGFDGVEIHGANGYLLEQFAKDGANKRTDAYGGSIENRARLMLEVSKAVATEAGADRTGIRISPVTPANDISDSNPQALYDHIVDGLSALKLVYLHVVEGATGGPRDVAPFDYASIRKRFAGAYIANNGYDFDLATKVLDANAADLIAFGKPFISNPDLVERLKKGEALNDWDKNTFYGGGAKGYTDYPALAAEPAE; translated from the coding sequence ATGAGCCGTCCGACCAAATTGTTTGAGACCTACAAGCTCGGCCCGATCACGCTGGCGAACCGCCTCGTGATGGCGCCCTTGACGCGGAACCGCGCCACGCCCGGCACCTTCGTTCCGTCTCCGCTCGCCGCCGAGTATTACGGTCAGCGCGCTTCCGCCGGCCTCCTGATCACCGAAGCGAGCCAGGTCTCGCAGCAGGGCCAGGGCTACCAGGACACTCCCGGCATCTACAGCAAGGACCAAGTCGCCGGCTGGCGCAGGGTTACCGACAAGGTGCATGAGCGCGGCGGCAAGATCTTCATCCAGCTCTGGCATGTCGGCCGCATCTCGCATGTCGACCTCCAGGCAGGTGGCGCAGCTCCCGTTGCGCCGAGCGCGATCCGCGCCAAGGGCAAGACTTTCGTGAACGGCACCTTCGCCGACGTCTCCGAGCCGCGCGCGCTCGAGCTCTCCGAAATTCCGGGCATCATCGACGACTTCAAGCGCGCCGCGAAGAATGCGCTGGAAGCCGGCTTCGACGGCGTCGAGATTCATGGCGCCAACGGCTATCTGCTCGAGCAGTTCGCCAAGGACGGCGCCAACAAGCGCACTGATGCATATGGCGGCTCGATCGAGAACCGCGCCAGATTGATGCTTGAAGTCTCCAAGGCCGTCGCGACCGAAGCCGGCGCCGACCGCACCGGCATCCGCATCTCGCCGGTAACGCCCGCCAACGACATCTCGGATTCGAACCCGCAAGCTCTGTACGATCATATCGTCGACGGCCTCAGCGCGCTGAAGCTCGTCTATCTCCACGTCGTCGAAGGCGCGACCGGCGGGCCGCGCGACGTCGCCCCGTTCGACTATGCGAGCATCCGCAAACGCTTCGCTGGCGCCTACATCGCCAATAACGGCTACGATTTCGATCTCGCCACCAAGGTGCTCGACGCAAATGCGGCCGATCTCATTGCCTTCGGCAAGCCGTTCATCTCCAACCCCGACCTGGTCGAGCGGCTGAAGAAGGGCGAGGCGCTGAACGATTGGGACAAGAACACGTTCTATGGCGGCGGCGCCAAGGGGTACACGGACTACCCGGCGCTCGCGGCCGAGCCGGCGGAGTAA
- a CDS encoding tetratricopeptide repeat protein translates to MDDTGTLVRRATEAFNAGKPDEAQRLCEKGLARAPADPVLHHLLAAVLFSRGVIAPAHAHIDVSLANRPSNAPARLLAARIARSEGQFEAALAHLDAAIATSPQREMFVEKARTLDMAGLRDQARGAWQAILKVIPGHQEATARLGRLAWEDGDAATAASLLAQAVAASAPASVWFDLGVARQDLLDHAGAAIAYRKALELKPDHAEAALNLGIALQESGDVDAAMGAFARAYRLRPQLFGSIAMALTSASHGRLWLDEDGLRRALEHVGVDLNRRDSQRERTVIHP, encoded by the coding sequence ATGGATGACACCGGGACACTCGTTCGCCGCGCGACTGAAGCGTTCAATGCGGGAAAGCCGGACGAGGCGCAACGTCTGTGCGAAAAGGGCCTTGCACGCGCGCCCGCCGATCCGGTGCTGCATCATCTGCTGGCCGCCGTGCTCTTCTCCAGAGGCGTCATTGCCCCGGCTCATGCGCATATCGACGTCAGTCTTGCCAATCGGCCCAGCAACGCGCCGGCCCGGCTGCTGGCTGCCCGCATCGCGCGTAGCGAAGGCCAGTTCGAGGCCGCGCTCGCACATCTCGATGCCGCGATCGCCACCAGCCCGCAGCGCGAGATGTTCGTCGAGAAGGCACGAACGCTCGATATGGCCGGGCTGCGGGATCAGGCGCGCGGAGCCTGGCAGGCGATCCTCAAGGTCATCCCCGGTCATCAGGAAGCAACGGCGCGGCTTGGAAGGCTCGCGTGGGAGGATGGTGATGCCGCCACCGCCGCAAGCCTGCTCGCGCAAGCGGTCGCAGCGAGCGCGCCGGCCTCGGTGTGGTTCGATCTCGGCGTTGCGCGACAGGATCTGCTCGATCACGCCGGCGCTGCCATCGCCTACCGCAAGGCGCTCGAACTCAAGCCCGATCATGCCGAGGCCGCGCTCAACCTCGGTATTGCCTTGCAGGAGAGTGGAGACGTCGACGCCGCCATGGGTGCCTTTGCCCGGGCCTATCGCCTGCGGCCGCAGCTGTTCGGCTCGATCGCAATGGCGCTGACGTCGGCCTCGCACGGCCGTCTGTGGCTCGACGAAGATGGGCTGCGGCGTGCACTAGAGCATGTTGGGGTCGACTTGAATCGCAGGGATTCCCAAAGGGAGCGAACCGTGATTCATCCTTGA
- a CDS encoding IS630 family transposase (programmed frameshift), whose translation MAHGEALRIRVIKAVVEDGLSRNEAARIFRVGIASAIRWVKAFEETQRTAALPTGGDRRSVLKPHRDWLLELRRKENDLTLDAIAERLLRRHGVEADKSMLSRFFAGEGISFKKTVHASEQDRPDVVERRQAWRCAQTSLGGRLIFLDETWTTTAMTRRYAWADVGTRALGHAPHGHWKTTTFLAGLTCKGLIAPFVLDGPINAECFFAYVEQILVPALREGDTVILDNLSSHKNEAARRLIADAGASLLFLPPYSPDLNPIEMAFAKLKELLRQAQARTVDALWDLIGRSLSLFTPEECANYIRHCGYNPL comes from the exons ATGGCGCATGGAGAAGCTCTTCGCATTCGGGTGATCAAGGCCGTCGTTGAGGATGGCCTTTCGCGGAACGAGGCGGCCCGGATATTCCGGGTCGGGATCGCGAGCGCGATCCGCTGGGTGAAGGCGTTTGAGGAAACGCAGCGCACGGCGGCTTTGCCGACCGGCGGTGACCGGCGTTCTGTGCTGAAGCCGCATCGGGACTGGCTCTTGGAGCTTCGGCGCAAAGAGAACGATCTGACGCTCGATGCGATCGCCGAGCGACTGCTTCGCAGGCATGGCGTCGAAGCCGACAAGTCGATGCTGTCGCGCTTCTTTGCCGGTGAGGGCATCAGCTTC AAAAAAACCGTGCACGCCAGCGAACAGGATCGTCCCGACGTCGTTGAGCGCCGACAAGCGTGGCGGTGCGCGCAAACCAGCCTTGGCGGTCGGCTCATCTTCCTCGACGAGACCTGGACGACGACGGCGATGACGCGTCGTTACGCCTGGGCCGATGTCGGCACACGCGCCTTGGGCCATGCGCCGCACGGACATTGGAAGACGACGACGTTCCTTGCCGGCCTGACCTGCAAGGGGCTGATAGCGCCGTTTGTGCTCGACGGGCCGATCAACGCCGAGTGCTTCTTCGCCTATGTCGAGCAAATCCTCGTCCCCGCGCTGCGCGAAGGCGACACGGTGATCCTCGACAATTTGTCGAGCCATAAGAACGAAGCGGCTCGGCGTCTCATCGCCGACGCCGGCGCGAGCCTCCTGTTCCTGCCGCCCTACAGCCCCGATCTCAATCCAATCGAGATGGCCTTCGCCAAACTCAAAGAACTGCTGCGCCAAGCCCAAGCTAGAACCGTCGATGCCCTCTGGGACCTCATTGGCCGCTCTCTAAGCCTCTTTACCCCCGAAGAATGCGCCAATTACATCCGTCATTGCGGGTACAATCCGCTTTGA
- a CDS encoding ABC transporter substrate-binding protein — translation MRHLRTTKNSLLTMTSAVALIAASVTIAAPARADEAAAKKWIDSEFQPSTLSKDDQMKEMQWFMKAAEPYKGMEIHVVSETLTVHQYESEKLAKAFEEITGIKVKHDIIQEGDVVEKIQTQMQSGKNVYDGWINDSDFIGTHFRYGQAVDLTDWMAKDGKDVTDPMLDVNDFIGKSFTTAPNGHLYQLPDQQFANLYWFRYDWFTNPDYKAKFKAKYGYDLGVPVNWSAYEDIAEFFTNDIKEINGTRIYGHMDYGKKDPSLGWRFTDAWLSMAGNGDKGIPNGLPVDEWGIRMEGCRPVGSSVERGGDVNGPAAVYSIVKYLDWMKKYAPPQAQGMTFSESGPVPSQGNIAQQIFWYTAFTADMVKPGLPVMNADGTPKWRMAPSPHGSYWKDGMKLGYQDVGSATLLKSTPVDRRKAAWLYLQFIVSKTVSLKKSHVGLTFIRESDIWDKSFTERAPKLGGLIEFYRSPARVQWTPTGNNVPDYPKLAQLWWQNIGDASSGAKTPQAAMDALAAAQDSVMERLEKSGVQGACGPKLNKKETAEYWFAKSAKDGNIAPQRKLANEKPKGETVDYDTLIKSWPASPPKRAEAK, via the coding sequence ATGCGACACTTGAGAACGACCAAGAATAGTCTTCTGACCATGACCAGCGCGGTCGCGCTGATCGCGGCTTCGGTGACGATCGCCGCGCCGGCACGTGCGGACGAAGCCGCCGCCAAGAAGTGGATCGACAGCGAATTCCAGCCGTCGACGCTATCCAAAGACGACCAGATGAAGGAAATGCAGTGGTTCATGAAGGCCGCTGAACCGTACAAGGGTATGGAGATCCACGTCGTCTCTGAAACCCTGACGGTGCATCAGTACGAGTCCGAGAAGCTCGCGAAAGCGTTCGAGGAGATCACAGGCATCAAGGTCAAGCACGACATCATCCAGGAAGGTGACGTCGTCGAGAAGATCCAGACCCAGATGCAGTCCGGCAAGAACGTCTATGACGGCTGGATCAACGACTCCGACTTCATCGGTACGCACTTCCGTTACGGCCAGGCGGTCGACTTGACCGACTGGATGGCGAAGGACGGCAAGGACGTCACTGACCCGATGCTCGACGTCAACGACTTCATCGGCAAGTCGTTCACGACCGCGCCGAACGGTCACCTCTACCAGCTGCCCGACCAGCAGTTCGCCAACCTCTACTGGTTCCGGTACGACTGGTTCACCAACCCCGACTACAAGGCCAAGTTCAAGGCCAAGTATGGCTACGATCTCGGCGTTCCCGTGAACTGGTCGGCCTACGAGGATATCGCTGAATTCTTCACCAACGATATCAAGGAAATCAACGGCACCCGAATCTATGGTCACATGGATTACGGCAAGAAGGATCCATCGCTCGGATGGCGTTTCACCGACGCCTGGCTGTCGATGGCCGGCAACGGCGACAAGGGCATTCCGAACGGTCTGCCGGTCGACGAATGGGGCATCCGCATGGAAGGCTGCCGTCCCGTCGGCTCGAGCGTCGAGCGCGGCGGCGACGTCAATGGTCCGGCGGCGGTCTACTCGATCGTCAAGTACCTCGACTGGATGAAGAAGTATGCTCCGCCGCAGGCCCAGGGCATGACCTTCTCCGAGTCCGGTCCGGTTCCGTCGCAGGGTAACATCGCCCAGCAGATCTTCTGGTACACCGCCTTCACCGCCGACATGGTGAAGCCCGGTCTGCCCGTGATGAACGCGGACGGTACGCCGAAGTGGCGTATGGCTCCGTCGCCTCACGGCTCGTACTGGAAGGACGGCATGAAGCTCGGCTATCAGGACGTGGGATCGGCGACCTTGCTGAAGTCGACCCCGGTCGATCGCCGCAAGGCGGCGTGGCTCTACCTCCAGTTCATCGTCTCCAAGACGGTCAGCCTGAAGAAGAGCCATGTCGGTCTGACCTTCATCCGTGAATCCGACATCTGGGACAAGTCCTTCACGGAACGCGCGCCGAAGCTCGGCGGCCTGATCGAGTTCTACCGCTCGCCCGCGCGCGTGCAGTGGACCCCGACCGGCAACAACGTGCCTGACTATCCGAAGCTCGCTCAGCTCTGGTGGCAGAACATCGGCGATGCGTCGTCCGGTGCGAAGACGCCGCAGGCGGCGATGGATGCGCTGGCAGCCGCTCAGGACTCGGTCATGGAGCGTCTCGAGAAGTCGGGCGTGCAGGGTGCCTGCGGTCCGAAGCTGAACAAGAAGGAGACCGCCGAGTACTGGTTCGCCAAGTCGGCAAAGGACGGCAACATCGCTCCGCAGCGCAAGCTCGCGAACGAGAAGCCGAAGGGCGAAACCGTCGACTACGACACGCTGATCAAGTCGTGGCCGGCCTCGCCGCCGAAGCGCGCCGAAGCGAAGTAA
- a CDS encoding DUF2160 domain-containing protein, giving the protein MDSIAWMAWTWPTAIFFACLACTLGVMTWLGVAYPEAERVGILRIPTTRGDRLFISLIVAAVIHLAWIGLVGTNPIVTLPIGEEGFEITSLWLATVISLVSGAVIFRTV; this is encoded by the coding sequence ATGGACTCTATCGCATGGATGGCCTGGACGTGGCCGACCGCGATCTTCTTCGCGTGCCTCGCTTGCACGCTCGGGGTCATGACATGGCTCGGCGTTGCCTATCCCGAGGCCGAACGTGTCGGGATCCTGCGCATCCCGACCACGCGCGGCGACCGCCTGTTCATTTCGCTGATCGTGGCGGCAGTCATCCACTTGGCGTGGATCGGCCTCGTCGGCACCAACCCGATTGTGACGCTTCCGATCGGAGAAGAGGGATTTGAGATAACGAGCCTGTGGCTCGCAACGGTGATTTCGCTTGTTTCAGGCGCGGTGATTTTTCGCACCGTCTGA
- a CDS encoding carbohydrate ABC transporter permease, with protein MHSIPGRRLIMGLFLIFLMLPIYWLVNMSFKTNTEIVSTMTLWPHAPTLQHYRRIFTEASWYSGYINSLEYVILNTIISISVALPAAYAFSRYRFLGDKHLFFWLLSNRMAPAAVYALPFFNLYSAIGLFDTPWAVALAHCIFNVPLAVWILEGFVSGVPREIDETAFLDGYSFPRFFVKILVPLIASGIGVAAFFCFMFSWVELLLARTLTSVDAKPIAAVMTRTVSAAGMDWGLLAAAGVLTIIPGALVIWFVRNYIARGFALGRV; from the coding sequence ATGCACTCGATCCCCGGCCGCCGCCTCATCATGGGGCTGTTCCTGATCTTCCTGATGTTGCCGATCTACTGGCTCGTCAACATGAGTTTCAAGACGAATACCGAGATTGTCTCGACCATGACGCTGTGGCCGCACGCGCCGACGCTGCAGCACTATCGGCGCATCTTCACGGAGGCAAGCTGGTACTCCGGCTACATCAACTCGCTGGAATATGTCATCCTCAATACCATCATCTCGATCTCGGTGGCGTTGCCGGCGGCCTATGCGTTCTCGCGCTATCGCTTCCTTGGCGACAAGCACCTGTTCTTCTGGCTGCTTTCGAACCGCATGGCGCCGGCTGCGGTCTACGCGCTGCCGTTCTTTAACCTTTATTCGGCGATCGGCCTGTTCGATACCCCCTGGGCCGTCGCGCTCGCGCATTGCATCTTCAATGTGCCGCTCGCTGTCTGGATCCTCGAAGGCTTCGTCTCGGGCGTGCCGCGCGAGATCGACGAGACTGCGTTCCTCGACGGCTATTCCTTCCCGCGCTTCTTCGTGAAGATCCTGGTGCCCCTCATTGCGAGCGGCATCGGCGTCGCGGCGTTCTTCTGCTTCATGTTCTCGTGGGTCGAGCTGCTGCTCGCGCGCACGCTGACGTCGGTCGACGCCAAGCCGATTGCCGCTGTCATGACTCGCACCGTTTCCGCCGCGGGCATGGATTGGGGGCTGCTCGCGGCCGCCGGGGTACTCACGATCATTCCGGGGGCGCTCGTGATCTGGTTCGTCCGCAACTATATCGCGCGCGGCTTCGCGCTCGGTCGGGTCTAG
- a CDS encoding carbohydrate ABC transporter permease, translating to MDKTVNQKAWFLVLPVFLVVAFSAVLPLMTVVNYSMQDTFGNNQFFWNGVGWFKELLDPSTDLGGRFLASLGRNLFFSLVILAIEVPLGIVVALSMPRQGWTVAVCLVTLALPLLIPWNVVGTIWQIFGRPDIGLLGYVLNHIGLDYNYVSNEIDAWITVIVMDVWHWTSLVALLCYAGLKSIPEAYYQAAQIDGASRWAVFKAIQLPKMHRVLLIAVLLRFMDSFMIYTEPFVVTGGGPGNSTTFISIELVKIALGQFDLGKAAALSLVYNLIILIVCWIFYTVMTNAGNERKPQEGAA from the coding sequence ATGGACAAGACCGTCAACCAAAAAGCCTGGTTCCTGGTGCTGCCGGTGTTCCTGGTCGTCGCGTTCTCGGCGGTGCTGCCGCTGATGACGGTGGTGAACTATTCGATGCAGGACACTTTCGGCAACAACCAGTTCTTCTGGAACGGCGTCGGCTGGTTCAAGGAATTGCTCGATCCCTCGACCGATCTCGGCGGCCGCTTCCTGGCCTCGCTCGGCCGCAATCTGTTCTTCTCGCTGGTGATCCTTGCGATCGAGGTGCCACTCGGCATCGTTGTCGCACTGTCGATGCCGCGGCAGGGCTGGACGGTCGCCGTCTGCCTCGTCACCCTGGCGCTGCCGCTGCTGATTCCGTGGAACGTGGTCGGAACGATCTGGCAGATCTTCGGCCGGCCCGACATCGGCCTGCTCGGCTATGTCCTCAACCACATCGGGCTCGACTACAATTACGTCTCCAACGAGATCGACGCCTGGATCACCGTCATCGTGATGGACGTCTGGCATTGGACGAGCCTCGTCGCGCTGCTCTGCTATGCCGGCCTGAAGTCGATCCCGGAGGCCTATTATCAGGCGGCCCAGATCGACGGCGCCTCGCGATGGGCGGTATTCAAGGCGATCCAGCTTCCGAAGATGCACCGCGTGCTGCTGATCGCCGTGCTGCTGCGCTTCATGGATAGCTTCATGATCTATACCGAGCCGTTCGTCGTGACCGGCGGTGGCCCCGGCAATTCCACGACCTTCATCTCTATCGAGCTCGTCAAGATCGCGCTGGGCCAGTTCGACCTCGGCAAGGCTGCCGCGCTCTCGCTCGTCTACAACCTGATCATTCTGATCGTCTGCTGGATCTTCTACACCGTCATGACCAACGCCGGCAACGAACGCAAACCCCAGGAAGGAGCCGCGTGA